One window from the genome of Spirosoma rhododendri encodes:
- a CDS encoding serine hydrolase domain-containing protein, whose protein sequence is MRPFQPKIWAIWLLLLALTAACHRPPTDTRPYFPPKGDGWAHRNPAQVGMNADKLAEAVAFAKTQETTQMAPDFSTQEEIFGKLLGPMPTSRAKTNGIVLRHGYIVAEWGDTEAVDPTYSVAKSVLSTVLGITLDRKMIPDIHQPVASLIHDGGYESAQNRAITWEHHARQSSEWEGELWGKNSDFVGKEAFGKGERKPRALQTPGTYYEYNDVRINRLALSLLRIWKKPLPDVVRDEIMNPIGASDTWRYITYPNAVATVDGKEMPSVSGGTRWGGGLRISARDEARFGYLFLRQGNWNGKQIVSSDWVKQATTRGPVGPAYGYLWWLNTPKPGETKPWPDAPTSSFAALGAGQNTVWVDPEHDIVIVWRWHNGNPNELIKRVLAAVNAGS, encoded by the coding sequence ATGCGCCCTTTTCAACCGAAAATCTGGGCTATCTGGCTGCTCCTCCTCGCGCTGACGGCTGCCTGCCACCGCCCCCCAACCGACACACGCCCGTACTTCCCGCCGAAGGGCGATGGCTGGGCGCACCGCAACCCGGCGCAGGTAGGCATGAACGCGGACAAACTGGCCGAAGCGGTCGCGTTTGCGAAGACGCAGGAAACGACGCAGATGGCCCCCGACTTCTCGACGCAGGAAGAAATCTTCGGCAAACTGCTCGGCCCCATGCCGACGAGCCGCGCCAAGACCAACGGCATCGTTCTGCGGCACGGCTACATCGTGGCCGAGTGGGGTGATACGGAAGCCGTCGACCCGACCTACAGCGTCGCCAAAAGCGTACTGTCGACCGTGCTGGGCATTACCCTCGACCGGAAAATGATCCCGGATATTCACCAACCCGTGGCCAGCCTGATTCACGACGGCGGCTACGAATCAGCGCAGAACCGGGCGATTACGTGGGAACACCACGCCCGGCAAAGCAGCGAGTGGGAAGGTGAACTGTGGGGTAAGAATAGCGATTTTGTCGGGAAGGAAGCGTTCGGGAAGGGCGAGCGTAAGCCCCGCGCGCTACAGACGCCCGGCACCTACTACGAATACAACGACGTTCGTATCAACCGACTGGCCCTGTCGCTGCTGCGCATCTGGAAAAAGCCCCTGCCCGACGTGGTCCGCGACGAGATCATGAATCCCATCGGTGCGTCGGACACGTGGCGGTACATAACCTATCCGAACGCCGTCGCCACCGTCGACGGTAAGGAAATGCCGTCGGTCAGTGGGGGAACGCGCTGGGGCGGTGGCCTCCGGATCAGTGCCCGCGACGAAGCCCGGTTCGGCTATCTCTTTCTGCGGCAGGGCAACTGGAACGGTAAGCAGATCGTGTCGAGTGACTGGGTGAAACAGGCGACAACGCGCGGCCCGGTGGGTCCGGCCTACGGCTATCTGTGGTGGCTCAACACGCCGAAGCCTGGTGAAACCAAACCCTGGCCCGACGCACCAACGTCAAGTTTTGCGGCTCTGGGCGCGGGGCAAAATACCGTCTGGGTCGACCCGGAGCACGACATTGTCATTGTGTGGCGGTGGCACAACGGTAACCCGAACGAACTGATTAAACGCGTATTGGCAGCCGTAAATGCGGGCTCATGA
- a CDS encoding M28 family peptidase — MPLLSSFSLRPRLTGLLAVVSLWAGSPAQAQTGKQSVAPGASAVAAIKETDIKRDLFALAGDHFRGREAGSLDELKASVWIADQLRAMGLQPAGDDGTFFQFFHIQRTRITETSRLNIGSHQLTHGQDAFLLAPAIASVDAPLVFVGTGTPDELAKVDIKGKAVAIQFSGTGPADISYRRFLFGTMSRRAAELVKAGAVAVVWVSDKEAQSYFERWTTGLERGRYDLPGGPNTRVFSQAPTVWLPASAIDWIKQPGQQFTNVVNVESFSYPSVNIVAKVPGTDPKLKNEYVLFSTHQDHDGVRRAVAGDSIWNGADDNASGCVATMAIGRAFAQKPGKRSALIVFHGAEERGLLGSRYYVEHPTVPKGSIVAVLNAEMIGRNAPDSACILGQQPPHRNSTDLVNAALAVNKADAHFKLDTLWDKPEHPEGWYFRSDHLPYARANIPAIAYTSLLHPDYHTPKDEPERIDTDKVTRIAKWIYLTGWDVANRPTRVGLDPGFKLER; from the coding sequence ATGCCTTTACTCTCCTCCTTTTCACTGCGGCCCCGCCTGACGGGTTTGCTGGCAGTCGTTAGCCTGTGGGCTGGTTCACCCGCGCAGGCGCAAACCGGCAAACAGAGCGTTGCGCCCGGTGCCAGTGCCGTTGCCGCCATCAAAGAAACCGACATCAAACGCGACCTCTTTGCGCTCGCGGGCGACCACTTCCGGGGCCGCGAAGCCGGTTCGCTCGATGAACTCAAAGCGTCGGTCTGGATTGCCGACCAACTTCGGGCGATGGGCCTGCAACCGGCGGGCGACGATGGCACGTTTTTCCAGTTTTTTCACATTCAGCGCACCCGCATCACCGAGACCAGCCGCCTGAACATCGGCTCGCATCAGCTCACCCACGGGCAGGACGCTTTTCTGCTGGCTCCCGCCATTGCGTCGGTCGATGCACCGCTCGTTTTCGTCGGGACGGGAACGCCGGACGAACTGGCGAAAGTCGATATCAAAGGCAAGGCCGTCGCAATTCAGTTTTCGGGTACCGGCCCGGCCGACATCAGCTATCGCCGGTTTCTGTTCGGAACGATGAGCCGCCGGGCCGCCGAACTCGTCAAAGCGGGGGCCGTTGCGGTCGTGTGGGTGTCCGACAAAGAAGCGCAGTCGTACTTTGAACGCTGGACAACGGGGCTGGAACGCGGCCGGTACGACTTACCCGGTGGCCCCAACACGCGGGTGTTTTCGCAGGCACCGACCGTATGGCTTCCGGCTTCTGCTATCGACTGGATCAAGCAGCCCGGTCAGCAGTTTACCAACGTCGTCAACGTCGAGAGTTTCAGCTACCCATCGGTCAATATCGTGGCGAAAGTGCCGGGGACCGATCCGAAGCTGAAAAACGAGTACGTACTGTTCAGCACCCACCAGGACCATGACGGCGTCCGCCGGGCCGTGGCGGGTGACTCGATCTGGAACGGGGCCGACGACAACGCCAGCGGCTGCGTCGCGACGATGGCCATTGGCCGGGCGTTTGCGCAGAAACCCGGCAAGCGGTCGGCGCTGATCGTTTTTCACGGGGCTGAGGAGCGCGGGCTGCTCGGTTCGCGCTACTACGTGGAGCACCCGACCGTACCGAAAGGCTCGATCGTGGCCGTGCTGAACGCCGAGATGATTGGCCGTAACGCGCCGGATAGCGCCTGTATTCTGGGTCAGCAGCCGCCCCACCGCAACTCGACCGATCTGGTCAACGCAGCACTGGCGGTCAACAAAGCGGACGCCCATTTCAAGCTCGACACGCTGTGGGATAAACCCGAGCACCCCGAAGGCTGGTACTTCCGTAGCGACCACCTCCCCTACGCCCGCGCCAACATCCCCGCCATCGCGTACACGTCGCTGCTGCACCCTGACTATCACACGCCGAAAGACGAACCCGAGCGCATCGACACCGACAAGGTAACGCGCATCGCCAAATGGATTTACCTGACCGGGTGGGACGTCGCCAACCGCCCCACCCGCGTTGGTCTCGACCCCGGCTTTAAACTTGAACGCTGA
- a CDS encoding gluconate 2-dehydrogenase subunit 3 family protein — protein MERRNALKTLAGAVGGLIALPGWASGWTAESVRLATPLLPADQVETLAAVVDTIIPATDTPGAKDLNVQQFIQKVVADCYDKPTQDMLSNGLVLTNDLAQKTFGKPFNAGDATQRVTLLKQLEQSTDPAQAAFIKLVKPLTIRGYLNSEYVMTNLTHYEFIPGHYNGCVPVKK, from the coding sequence GTGGAACGGAGAAATGCATTGAAAACACTGGCCGGTGCTGTGGGTGGCCTGATTGCCCTGCCCGGCTGGGCGTCCGGCTGGACAGCGGAGTCGGTTCGGCTGGCGACACCGTTGCTGCCTGCTGATCAGGTCGAGACGTTAGCGGCCGTTGTCGACACCATTATCCCGGCAACCGATACGCCCGGTGCCAAAGACCTCAACGTGCAGCAGTTCATCCAGAAAGTGGTGGCCGACTGCTACGATAAGCCCACGCAGGATATGCTGTCGAACGGCCTGGTTCTGACGAACGATCTGGCGCAAAAGACCTTTGGCAAGCCGTTTAACGCAGGCGACGCAACCCAGCGCGTGACTCTGCTCAAGCAGCTGGAACAGTCGACGGACCCGGCGCAGGCTGCATTTATCAAACTGGTCAAGCCGCTCACGATCCGGGGCTATCTCAACTCCGAGTACGTCATGACCAACCTGACGCATTACGAGTTCATCCCCGGCCATTACAACGGCTGCGTACCAGTGAAAAAATAG